One window of Chamaesiphon minutus PCC 6605 genomic DNA carries:
- the rplA gene encoding 50S ribosomal protein L1, with the protein MTKKYSRRYQELAKKIETRAYEPLEAMTLLRETATAKFAESAEVHVRLGIDPKYTDQQLRTTVALPKGTGQTIRVAVIARGEKVAEATAAGADLAGSEELIAEIQGGMMDFDLLIATPDMMPQIARLGRVLGPRGLMPSPKAGTVATDLGAAIAEFKAGKLEYRADKSGIVHILFGKAAFDPEDLVTNLKAFQESIDRNRPAGAKGRYWRSMYVSATMGPSIEVDINSLRDMKVEA; encoded by the coding sequence ATGACCAAAAAGTATTCGCGTCGTTATCAAGAATTAGCTAAGAAGATCGAGACTCGTGCTTACGAGCCACTCGAAGCAATGACACTACTCAGAGAGACAGCAACTGCCAAGTTTGCTGAATCTGCCGAAGTTCACGTTCGTCTGGGTATCGATCCTAAGTATACCGACCAACAATTACGGACGACTGTGGCATTACCCAAAGGTACCGGACAAACGATCCGTGTTGCCGTCATCGCCCGTGGGGAAAAGGTAGCTGAAGCTACAGCGGCTGGTGCAGATCTAGCCGGATCTGAAGAATTAATCGCCGAAATTCAAGGCGGAATGATGGATTTCGATCTGTTGATCGCGACACCCGATATGATGCCTCAAATCGCTCGCTTAGGTCGCGTCCTCGGTCCGCGCGGTTTGATGCCTTCGCCCAAGGCGGGTACGGTCGCTACCGACCTCGGTGCGGCGATCGCCGAATTCAAAGCTGGTAAACTAGAGTATCGCGCCGATAAGTCTGGAATCGTGCATATTCTCTTCGGTAAGGCAGCATTCGATCCTGAAGACCTGGTAACCAATCTCAAGGCATTCCAAGAGAGTATCGATCGCAACCGTCCTGCGGGAGCTAAGGGTCGCTACTGGCGCAGTATGTATGTCTCGGCAACGATGGGACCTTCGATCGAAGTCGATATCAATAGTCTGCGCGACATGAAAGTAGAAGCATAA
- the rplK gene encoding 50S ribosomal protein L11, translated as MAKKVVAIVKLALNAGKANPAPPVGPALGQHGVNIMAFCKEYNAKTAEQTGTVIPVEISIFEDRSFTFVLKTPPASVLIKKAAKIETGSNEPNKKKVGQITTTQLQEIAQIKLPDLNANDIDAAMKIVAGTARNMGVAIVD; from the coding sequence ATGGCAAAGAAAGTAGTCGCAATCGTCAAACTAGCACTCAATGCTGGTAAAGCAAACCCCGCACCTCCAGTCGGCCCCGCATTGGGTCAACATGGTGTGAATATCATGGCATTTTGTAAAGAATACAATGCCAAAACTGCCGAGCAAACTGGCACGGTAATTCCCGTGGAAATTTCGATCTTTGAAGATCGGAGTTTTACCTTCGTACTGAAGACACCACCTGCTTCGGTTCTAATTAAAAAAGCCGCCAAAATCGAAACTGGTTCCAACGAACCCAACAAGAAAAAAGTCGGTCAAATTACCACCACACAATTGCAAGAAATCGCGCAAATTAAATTACCCGATCTCAATGCAAATGACATCGACGCAGCTATGAAAATTGTTGCTGGCACCGCTCGGAACATGGGCGTCGCGATCGTTGACTAG
- the nusG gene encoding transcription termination/antitermination protein NusG, translated as MSSIDEELDDDFEEGRKAQAKEPARWYAVQVASGCENRVKIDLNQRIHSFGMGDRIYQIEIPQTPTIRLKKDGTKTPAEEKVFPGYVLVSMSMDDDAWQVVKNTPNVINFVGSEQKRGYGRGRGHVKPLPLSRGEADRIFKQALEQEAVVKTDLTEGDKIMVMSGPFKDFAGEVVEVSPERSKLKALLSIFGRDTPVELEFNQVQRQG; from the coding sequence ATGAGTTCGATCGATGAAGAATTAGATGACGACTTTGAAGAAGGTCGTAAGGCTCAAGCGAAGGAACCCGCTCGATGGTACGCAGTCCAAGTCGCGTCCGGCTGTGAAAATCGCGTCAAAATCGACCTTAACCAACGGATTCACTCATTTGGGATGGGCGATCGCATCTACCAAATCGAGATCCCCCAAACTCCTACCATCCGACTCAAAAAAGATGGTACCAAAACACCTGCCGAAGAAAAAGTTTTCCCCGGCTATGTCTTGGTGAGTATGTCCATGGATGACGATGCTTGGCAGGTAGTCAAAAATACCCCCAACGTGATCAATTTTGTCGGCTCCGAGCAAAAACGCGGCTACGGACGCGGACGCGGACACGTCAAGCCACTCCCCCTATCGCGGGGCGAAGCAGATCGGATCTTCAAACAAGCTCTCGAACAAGAGGCCGTAGTGAAGACAGATCTGACCGAAGGCGATAAAATAATGGTTATGTCTGGTCCCTTTAAGGACTTTGCAGGCGAGGTTGTTGAAGTTAGTCCAGAACGGAGTAAACTAAAAGCCTTGCTCTCTATCTTCGGGAGAGATACCCCCGTAGAACTCGAATTCAACCAAGTCCAAAGACAGGGCTAA
- the secE gene encoding preprotein translocase subunit SecE has protein sequence MVKKTEPPKTEPAIATSASGFNPVQLVQDSKAELSKVIWPNRQQLISESLAVIAMVTLSATTIYLVNNLFSWAASKVFV, from the coding sequence ATGGTCAAAAAAACCGAACCGCCAAAAACAGAGCCAGCAATTGCCACATCGGCATCTGGTTTCAACCCGGTGCAACTAGTCCAAGATAGTAAAGCCGAACTCTCCAAAGTAATTTGGCCGAATCGCCAACAACTGATCAGTGAGTCCTTGGCAGTAATTGCGATGGTCACCTTATCGGCGACGACGATTTACTTGGTCAATAACCTGTTTAGCTGGGCTGCTAGTAAGGTGTTCGTATGA
- the rplL gene encoding 50S ribosomal protein L7/L12 has protein sequence MSAATDTILEQLKTLSLLEAAELVKQIEEAFGVSAAAPVGVAAAAAPAAAAEAVEEKTDFNVVLEGLADESKKIAVLKVVRAITGLGLKEAKDLVESTPKDVLTGVPKAAAEDAKKQLEEAGGKVALK, from the coding sequence ATGTCTGCTGCAACCGATACAATTTTAGAACAGTTAAAAACTCTCAGCTTGCTCGAAGCGGCTGAATTAGTCAAACAAATCGAAGAGGCTTTTGGTGTCAGTGCTGCTGCACCCGTCGGCGTCGCTGCTGCTGCTGCTCCGGCTGCTGCTGCTGAAGCTGTTGAAGAAAAAACTGATTTCAACGTCGTCCTCGAAGGATTAGCGGATGAAAGCAAGAAAATTGCCGTCCTCAAAGTCGTTCGCGCCATCACTGGCTTGGGCTTGAAAGAAGCTAAAGACTTGGTTGAATCGACTCCTAAAGACGTCCTCACTGGCGTACCTAAAGCAGCCGCTGAAGATGCCAAGAAACAGCTCGAAGAAGCTGGCGGTAAAGTCGCTCTTAAATAG
- the rplJ gene encoding 50S ribosomal protein L10 produces the protein MGRTLVNKQAIVATLKQELSEATMVAVINYQGLTVAEITDLRRRIRPKGGLCTVTKNTLMGKAIEGDANWQALEPLLTGSSAFLLLKDDIGGSIKAYHDFQKASKKTELHGGVMEGKILTGADVKAIGDLPSKEQLMAQVAGALNSITAKIAIGVKEVPASIARSLQAHVDKE, from the coding sequence ATGGGGAGAACCCTAGTAAACAAACAAGCGATCGTCGCAACGCTCAAACAAGAATTGAGCGAAGCTACTATGGTCGCGGTGATTAACTACCAAGGTTTAACCGTGGCAGAAATCACCGATCTTCGCCGTCGAATTCGCCCCAAAGGCGGACTCTGTACGGTTACCAAAAATACCTTGATGGGTAAAGCGATCGAAGGCGATGCCAACTGGCAAGCTTTAGAACCTTTGCTCACTGGTTCTTCGGCATTCTTATTGCTCAAAGACGACATTGGTGGCTCGATCAAGGCTTACCATGACTTCCAAAAAGCCAGCAAGAAAACCGAACTCCATGGTGGAGTCATGGAAGGCAAAATCCTCACCGGAGCTGATGTCAAAGCCATCGGCGATTTACCATCCAAAGAACAACTCATGGCTCAAGTTGCTGGTGCCCTCAACTCCATCACCGCGAAAATCGCGATCGGCGTCAAAGAAGTACCTGCTTCGATCGCCCGGAGCTTACAAGCTCACGTTGACAAGGAATAG
- a CDS encoding DUF2839 domain-containing protein: protein MGDAKRRKEQGKPDAQRIVSWLPLTTAQSSAFVRVSTQGAWIGIGLLVFGWLMVRAIGPSLGWWKIVG from the coding sequence ATGGGCGATGCAAAACGGCGGAAAGAGCAAGGAAAACCCGATGCACAGCGAATTGTATCTTGGTTGCCGCTGACAACTGCTCAATCGTCAGCATTTGTGCGAGTGAGCACTCAGGGAGCTTGGATTGGGATCGGACTATTGGTTTTTGGCTGGTTGATGGTGCGCGCGATCGGGCCGAGTTTGGGGTGGTGGAAAATCGTCGGTTAA
- a CDS encoding 2TM domain-containing protein has product MNSSEQSLTRSYSQEDVQQILNIALAQHPHADTELSYAQLLEIAEELRIAPGTLELAENKWLAQQQANDKYQEFEIYRRSKLQNKFGKYAITNVCLVALNFLTGFGVPWSLYVLIFWGMGVSLDAWKLFYQRQGEAYNRAFQSWERKRKIQKSITGLIDKLV; this is encoded by the coding sequence ATGAACTCTTCAGAACAATCCTTAACTCGCTCCTATAGCCAGGAAGATGTCCAACAAATCCTGAACATTGCGCTGGCACAGCATCCGCACGCGGATACGGAGTTATCATACGCACAGTTGTTAGAAATTGCCGAGGAATTGCGGATCGCACCAGGGACGCTCGAGCTGGCGGAAAATAAGTGGCTGGCGCAACAACAGGCAAACGATAAATACCAAGAATTCGAGATTTACCGTCGATCGAAGTTACAAAATAAATTCGGCAAGTATGCAATTACCAATGTTTGCTTGGTCGCCTTAAACTTTTTGACTGGCTTCGGCGTGCCCTGGTCTCTATACGTGCTAATTTTTTGGGGTATGGGTGTCAGCTTGGACGCGTGGAAGTTGTTTTATCAGCGTCAGGGTGAAGCCTACAATCGGGCTTTTCAAAGCTGGGAACGCAAACGAAAGATTCAAAAATCGATTACTGGTTTAATTGATAAGTTAGTCTAG
- the bchI gene encoding magnesium chelatase ATPase subunit I produces MAATVQSPATARRVVFPFTAIVGQEEMKLALLLNVIDPFIGGVMIMGDRGTGKSTTIRALADLLPEIDVVAGDPFNSHPIDPDLMSEELRQEFLTTHATFPVATKKVPMVDLPLGATEDRVCGTIDIEKALSEGVKAFEPGLLAKANRGILYVDEVNLLDDHLVDVLLDSAASGWNTVEREGISIRHPARFVLVGSGNPEEGELRPQLLDRFGMHAEIRTVKEPELRVQIVEQRSDFDLNPHKFTTEYQAEQVLLQQRIVDAQTRLASVTLDYDLRVKISQVCSECDVDGLRGDIVTNRAAKALAAFEGRTEVTLDDIRRIVALCLRHRLRKDPLESIDSGYKVNKVFAEVFGVELAEK; encoded by the coding sequence GTGGCTGCTACTGTCCAATCGCCCGCTACAGCGCGTCGGGTTGTATTTCCATTCACTGCCATTGTGGGGCAGGAGGAAATGAAATTAGCTCTGTTATTGAATGTCATCGACCCTTTTATCGGTGGGGTGATGATCATGGGCGATCGAGGTACGGGCAAATCTACCACGATTCGGGCACTAGCAGACCTACTTCCAGAGATCGATGTCGTCGCTGGCGATCCTTTCAATAGCCATCCGATCGATCCCGATTTGATGAGTGAGGAACTACGTCAAGAATTTTTGACGACACACGCAACTTTCCCTGTCGCGACTAAAAAAGTCCCGATGGTCGATTTACCCCTGGGTGCGACAGAAGATCGCGTTTGTGGCACGATCGATATCGAAAAAGCTCTCTCTGAGGGTGTCAAAGCATTTGAACCCGGATTGTTAGCCAAAGCCAATCGGGGCATCTTATACGTCGATGAAGTTAACCTTCTCGACGATCACCTCGTCGATGTCTTACTCGATTCGGCAGCCAGTGGCTGGAATACCGTCGAACGCGAAGGCATCTCCATCCGTCACCCCGCCCGATTTGTCCTCGTCGGTTCTGGGAATCCCGAAGAAGGCGAACTCCGCCCCCAACTCCTCGACAGATTTGGGATGCACGCCGAAATTCGTACCGTCAAAGAGCCAGAACTGCGCGTCCAAATTGTCGAACAACGCTCGGACTTCGATCTCAATCCTCACAAATTTACTACCGAGTATCAAGCCGAACAAGTCTTGCTCCAACAGCGGATCGTCGATGCCCAAACCAGACTCGCCAGTGTCACCCTCGATTACGACCTGCGCGTCAAGATCTCCCAGGTGTGCTCTGAATGCGACGTAGACGGACTCAGAGGCGATATCGTCACTAACCGCGCAGCCAAGGCTTTAGCCGCCTTTGAAGGTCGTACAGAGGTCACTCTCGATGATATTCGCCGGATCGTCGCCCTCTGTCTGCGCCACCGACTGCGCAAAGATCCTTTAGAATCGATCGATTCTGGCTACAAGGTGAATAAAGTCTTTGCAGAAGTATTTGGGGTCGAGTTAGCCGAAAAATAA
- the mscL gene encoding large conductance mechanosensitive channel protein MscL produces MTIRSSRSAATGFIKDFQDFVIKGNIFDLAIAVIMGGAFGKVIDSLIKDVITPAILEPTIKASGAKDLESWVVGAAKLGLFISNIITFIVISFVIFLMVRAMAKFKRKEEKIEAADTKDCPYCLSVIPIAASKCSHCTSELPPTM; encoded by the coding sequence ATGACCATCAGATCTTCTAGAAGCGCGGCAACAGGCTTTATCAAAGACTTTCAAGATTTTGTCATCAAAGGTAATATTTTTGACTTGGCAATCGCCGTAATTATGGGTGGAGCCTTTGGAAAAGTAATTGACTCCCTGATCAAAGATGTGATCACGCCAGCAATTCTCGAACCAACGATCAAAGCCTCCGGTGCGAAGGATTTGGAAAGTTGGGTAGTTGGTGCGGCCAAGTTAGGATTATTTATCTCCAACATTATCACCTTTATAGTTATCTCGTTTGTCATCTTCTTAATGGTTAGAGCGATGGCTAAATTCAAGAGAAAAGAAGAAAAAATAGAAGCAGCAGATACTAAAGACTGTCCGTACTGTCTATCGGTAATTCCGATCGCAGCTAGTAAGTGCAGTCATTGCACATCGGAGCTACCACCTACGATGTAG
- a CDS encoding aminotransferase class I/II-fold pyridoxal phosphate-dependent enzyme produces MNGKLLIPAAEKALSLIFNVIDGQVKGNIRRVLEIYARHRVGVRHFCSVSGYGHDDLGRETLDKVFAEIMGAEAAAVRVQFVSGTHAIACALFGVLRPGDEMLSVVGAPYDTLEEVIGTRGTGQGSLKEFGISYRELALTSDGGIDWDTLTHSIASKTRLVLIQRSCGYSWRSSLSLAEIERIIEIVKRQNPNTICFVDNCYGEFVEDREPPAVGADLVAGSLIKNPGGTIATGGGYVAGRADLVEMAACRLTAPGIGSSGGATYDQNRLLFQGLFLAPQMVGEAMKGNHLTAYVFDKLGYPVNPLPMAPRRDVIQAIKLGSRAKSIAFCRSIQQNSPIDAYVDPVPGNLHGYESELIMAGGTFIDGSTSEFSADGPLREPYTVFCQGGTHWAHISIALEAAVDAINAIDSL; encoded by the coding sequence ATGAACGGCAAATTACTCATTCCAGCGGCAGAAAAGGCACTATCACTGATTTTTAATGTTATTGACGGTCAAGTCAAGGGGAATATCCGTCGAGTTTTAGAAATTTATGCGCGACACCGAGTAGGTGTTCGACATTTTTGCAGTGTCAGCGGCTACGGACACGACGATTTGGGGCGAGAAACTTTAGATAAAGTTTTTGCAGAAATTATGGGAGCCGAAGCTGCAGCGGTACGGGTACAATTTGTCTCTGGCACTCATGCGATCGCTTGTGCGTTATTTGGCGTATTGCGTCCGGGGGATGAAATGCTCTCGGTGGTAGGTGCGCCTTATGACACCTTAGAAGAAGTCATCGGCACTAGAGGCACGGGACAGGGATCGCTGAAGGAATTTGGCATCAGCTACCGCGAATTAGCCCTCACGAGCGACGGGGGGATCGATTGGGATACTTTGACTCATTCGATCGCCAGCAAGACCCGTCTGGTGCTAATTCAACGTTCCTGTGGTTATTCGTGGCGATCGTCTTTATCGCTTGCCGAGATCGAACGGATTATCGAAATTGTCAAACGTCAAAATCCAAATACGATTTGTTTTGTAGACAATTGCTATGGTGAATTTGTCGAAGATCGCGAACCGCCTGCTGTCGGTGCCGATCTAGTCGCTGGCTCGTTAATCAAAAATCCGGGCGGTACGATTGCCACAGGTGGCGGCTACGTGGCGGGGAGAGCCGATCTGGTCGAAATGGCTGCCTGTCGGCTCACGGCACCAGGCATCGGTTCCTCTGGCGGGGCTACCTACGACCAAAATCGGCTGTTATTTCAAGGCTTATTCCTCGCACCGCAAATGGTGGGTGAAGCGATGAAGGGCAATCATTTGACAGCCTATGTGTTCGATAAGTTGGGGTATCCCGTCAATCCGTTACCAATGGCACCCCGTCGCGATGTGATTCAGGCGATTAAACTTGGTTCCCGAGCCAAATCGATCGCGTTTTGTCGATCGATCCAACAAAATTCGCCCATCGATGCCTATGTCGATCCGGTTCCTGGAAATCTTCACGGCTATGAAAGCGAGTTAATCATGGCTGGCGGGACATTTATTGACGGCAGTACGTCCGAATTTTCTGCCGATGGCCCCCTGCGAGAACCTTATACTGTGTTTTGTCAGGGTGGTACGCATTGGGCGCATATTTCGATCGCCCTCGAAGCCGCTGTGGATGCCATTAATGCGATCGATTCACTTTAG
- a CDS encoding acyl-CoA desaturase: MTVAASTKLRLDWTMIIALVIFHIGAICAFLPGLFSWKAVGVALLLHWITGGLGITLGWHRLLSHRSFQVPKWLEYFFAFCGTLALQGGILWWVGLHRHHHLHSDQDVDHHDSKKGFLWSHVRWMCFEVPAESDIPRFTKDIADDRFYQFLNKYFFPLQVVLGVVLYAIGGWPFVFWGVFARLVIVYHCTWLVNSATHKFGYRNFETTDNSTNCWWVAITTYGEGWHNNHHAYQYSARHGMKWWEIDITWMTIQVLQFLGLATKVKLVEAGTAKD; the protein is encoded by the coding sequence ATGACTGTTGCCGCATCAACAAAACTTCGTCTCGATTGGACGATGATTATCGCGCTCGTAATTTTTCACATTGGAGCGATTTGCGCCTTTTTACCGGGACTATTTAGTTGGAAAGCCGTGGGTGTAGCATTACTGCTGCACTGGATTACAGGTGGTTTGGGGATTACATTAGGGTGGCACCGTCTTCTCTCTCACCGTAGCTTTCAGGTTCCCAAATGGTTGGAATACTTTTTTGCTTTTTGCGGCACATTAGCATTACAAGGTGGAATTCTATGGTGGGTAGGTTTGCACCGTCACCATCATTTGCATTCAGATCAAGATGTCGATCATCACGATTCCAAAAAAGGCTTCTTGTGGAGTCACGTCCGGTGGATGTGTTTTGAGGTACCAGCAGAAAGTGACATTCCCCGCTTTACCAAAGATATTGCTGACGATCGGTTTTATCAGTTTTTGAATAAATACTTCTTCCCCTTGCAAGTCGTGCTCGGCGTAGTCTTATATGCGATCGGCGGTTGGCCGTTTGTGTTCTGGGGTGTATTTGCTCGCCTGGTAATCGTTTATCACTGTACTTGGCTCGTTAATAGCGCGACTCACAAGTTTGGCTATCGCAACTTTGAAACTACCGATAATTCTACCAATTGCTGGTGGGTAGCCATCACTACTTACGGTGAAGGCTGGCACAATAACCACCATGCTTACCAATATTCTGCACGTCATGGTATGAAATGGTGGGAAATTGATATCACTTGGATGACGATTCAAGTACTGCAATTTCTTGGTTTGGCTACTAAAGTGAAGTTGGTAGAAGCTGGCACAGCAAAGGATTAA
- the ubiE gene encoding bifunctional demethylmenaquinone methyltransferase/2-methoxy-6-polyprenyl-1,4-benzoquinol methylase UbiE: MTDRSNYTSTDIQAIFNRIAPVYDRLNNDLSLGMHWVWKQMTVSWSLAKAGDTCLDLCCGSGDITQLLAKRVGKTGTVIGADFAPAQLKIAAERIASIYPPLEQISWVEADALNLPFDDNYFDAATMGYGLRNVTDIPRSLTELHRVLKPDRKVAILDFHRPSNILIRRFQQWYLDEIVVPKADRLGMIEEYAYLNPSLDRFPIGLEQVKLGLSAGFSRATHYPIASGMMGVLVLTK; this comes from the coding sequence ATGACCGATCGATCGAATTATACATCTACAGATATTCAAGCAATCTTCAATCGCATTGCGCCAGTATACGATCGATTGAATAACGATCTGAGCTTGGGTATGCATTGGGTATGGAAACAAATGACCGTATCTTGGAGCTTGGCTAAAGCTGGCGATACTTGTCTGGATCTTTGCTGTGGGAGCGGCGATATTACCCAACTTTTAGCCAAACGAGTCGGCAAGACAGGTACGGTTATTGGGGCTGATTTTGCTCCCGCACAACTGAAAATTGCCGCCGAACGAATTGCGAGTATTTATCCACCATTAGAGCAGATTAGTTGGGTAGAAGCCGACGCACTCAATTTACCATTTGACGATAATTATTTCGATGCCGCGACGATGGGTTATGGCTTGCGAAACGTCACGGATATTCCGAGAAGTTTAACTGAATTACATCGAGTTTTGAAACCCGATCGGAAGGTCGCAATTCTCGACTTTCATCGTCCTAGCAATATTTTAATCCGCCGCTTCCAGCAATGGTATCTCGACGAGATCGTCGTCCCCAAAGCCGATCGATTGGGCATGATTGAAGAATATGCTTATTTAAATCCCAGTCTCGATCGATTTCCGATTGGTTTGGAACAGGTAAAATTGGGATTGTCAGCGGGATTTAGTCGGGCAACTCATTACCCGATCGCCAGTGGAATGATGGGTGTATTAGTATTAACTAAATAA
- a CDS encoding HD domain-containing protein → MAQQFKTFRSVSDAYRFIADLGAPDRLIQHVKLVGEAADILILHFLQLDLEFDLDWIRLGVAFHDVGKILHPSELVEKGNRHEATGEQLLLSNNIDPKIARCCRSHAQWQQMECDFEELVVALADNLWKGKRNTELEERVIARVAQILNQDYWAVFAGLDDKFEQIAATGDRRLARSI, encoded by the coding sequence ATGGCACAGCAATTTAAAACTTTTCGATCTGTCAGCGATGCTTATCGATTTATAGCAGATTTAGGCGCACCAGATCGATTGATTCAGCATGTTAAATTGGTTGGTGAAGCTGCCGATATTCTCATTTTACACTTTCTACAGCTCGATCTTGAGTTCGATCTCGATTGGATTCGGTTGGGTGTGGCTTTTCACGATGTCGGGAAAATTTTGCATCCTTCAGAATTAGTCGAGAAAGGTAATCGACATGAAGCCACAGGCGAACAGTTATTATTGTCAAATAATATCGATCCTAAAATTGCGCGTTGTTGTCGATCTCACGCACAATGGCAGCAAATGGAATGCGATTTTGAGGAATTAGTAGTCGCACTTGCCGATAACTTGTGGAAAGGCAAACGCAATACCGAACTCGAAGAGCGGGTAATCGCGCGAGTCGCCCAGATCCTCAATCAAGATTATTGGGCTGTATTTGCAGGTTTGGATGATAAATTTGAACAAATCGCCGCAACTGGAGATCGCAGGCTCGCGCGGAGCATTTAA
- a CDS encoding alpha/beta hydrolase family protein yields the protein MTIVRALFQAVKVEGAAVPYDTIQLKVFYPARMSDNALANNSMGAIPADDRQAPFPVVILFGGINCSAAGYQWLATKLVERGLVVVTFDWVAQNLPGMVGLTPGVNISTMSPDTYGKAPSASALPALLTALDGLNSEGVLAGLLNLQQVILGGHSAGGRVVIESASPDFFPQAVAAFAYGAHTAAIVQLGYAPGTILPVPDALPIMLIGGTCDGVIANSSSIYGLTWEQPTTPISRTFEKMAGGRNDRYLLLLSGANHFAIVHPLDSTTGTAFLDFPATQPEGQIRDLIAEAIGLFIDAHVRRQPQSIADLDLLVTSHRPTSDFIARK from the coding sequence ATGACGATCGTTCGCGCATTGTTTCAGGCTGTCAAAGTTGAAGGTGCTGCCGTCCCATATGACACGATTCAGCTCAAAGTTTTCTATCCGGCGCGGATGTCAGACAATGCCTTAGCAAATAATAGTATGGGCGCGATTCCGGCTGACGATCGACAGGCTCCGTTTCCTGTCGTTATTTTGTTCGGTGGCATCAACTGTAGCGCAGCCGGATATCAATGGTTGGCGACAAAATTGGTAGAGCGCGGGCTGGTGGTGGTGACTTTTGACTGGGTGGCTCAAAATCTGCCAGGAATGGTAGGGCTGACGCCCGGTGTCAATATTAGCACTATGTCTCCAGATACTTATGGTAAGGCTCCCTCTGCCTCTGCCTTACCCGCATTACTCACAGCCTTAGATGGTTTGAACTCCGAGGGCGTTTTAGCAGGCTTGTTGAACTTACAACAGGTAATTTTAGGCGGGCATTCTGCTGGTGGTAGAGTCGTAATTGAAAGTGCCAGTCCAGATTTTTTTCCGCAAGCTGTCGCAGCCTTTGCTTATGGTGCCCATACAGCCGCGATCGTGCAGTTAGGATATGCACCAGGCACCATTTTACCAGTGCCAGATGCGCTACCAATCATGTTAATTGGGGGTACCTGCGATGGTGTAATTGCTAATAGTAGCAGTATCTATGGCTTGACGTGGGAGCAGCCGACAACCCCGATTTCACGTACTTTTGAGAAGATGGCAGGCGGTAGAAACGATCGATATTTGCTGTTATTATCAGGAGCCAACCATTTTGCGATCGTTCATCCGTTGGATTCTACGACAGGTACTGCCTTTCTAGACTTTCCCGCAACTCAACCAGAAGGACAAATTCGAGATCTTATCGCCGAAGCAATTGGTTTATTTATAGATGCTCATGTGCGTCGCCAGCCTCAAAGTATTGCCGATCTCGATCTATTAGTTACATCTCATCGTCCCACGAGCGATTTTATAGCGCGCAAGTAG